From the Haladaptatus sp. DJG-WS-42 genome, the window GCCCGAGTTCCTTTCCCGAACCGGTCACGACCTGAACCACGTTCGGCGGGACGCCCGCCTCGCGGAGCAGTTTCACGGCGAGAAGCGCAGTAAAGGGCGTTTCTTCGGCTGGTTTGAGAACCACTGCGTTCCCGGCGAGGAGCGCAGGAATCGCGTCAGAAACCGCGAGCGTCAGCGGATAGTTCCACGGCGAGATAACGCCTACGACGCCGACCGGGTGGCGATACTGGTGGGCTTTCGTGAGCACCGGAAAGCCGCCTTTTCGCTTCTCGTCTGCGAGATAGCTTTCTGCGCGGTTGGCGTAGTGGCGGGCGTTGTTCGCCACGTCGAGTACCTCCTCTACGGCGTCGCGGCGGGCTTTCCCGCTTTCGAGTTGCATCATGTCGAGCAATTCGTCTTGGCGCGAGAGCACCATGTCGTGATAGCGGGTGAGGATGGTCACCCGCTCGCTCACCTCGCGGGCGGCCCACTCTTCTTGTGCGTTCCGAGCGCGTGAGACGGCGAGTTCCACGTCCTCGGCTGTGCAGTCGGGAACCGACCCGATTTCCTCATCCGAGTAGGGCGCGTGGACGGGCCGCGTTTTTCGGTCGTCGGCCGAACGCGTAACCGTCAGCACGAGGTCTTCGAGCTGGGCGGAGTCGGTTCGCGGGGGCCAAATGGTCGAAGCAGTCACTACACTGCACTACTCCTTCCCGGTGGAAAAACGTTAGCGCGGAGACAGGCCGCGAAAAATTGTTACTGTCGAAGCCGCTGAATCCGCTTTTCGATTGGCGGGTGCGTCGCAAACAGCGACGCGAACAGGCCCTTCTGGACGCCGAAGATGCACATCGCGCTCACACTGTCGTCAATTCTCGTCTCCTCAACTTGGTTGTTGACGTGCCCGAGTTTCGCAAGCGCACTGGCAAGCGCCTCTGGATTCCCGGTGTAGTAGGCTGCGTCCTCGTCTGCGGCGTACTCTCGCACTCGCGAGATGACGAGTACGAATATCATGACGAGCATGTTGGCGATGATGCTCGCAATCCACGCGAGAACCCAGCCGAAAATGCCGTCTGCGACCTGGCGCACGAGGAAGTAGACGCCCCAACCGATGAGCATCGCGACGGACTGCCCGAGCACCATCGTCACCACGTCACGGTTCATGATGTGCGCGAGTTCGTGGGCGATGACGCCCTCCAGTTCGTCGTCGTCGAGCAGCTGCATGAGTTCGGTGCTGATGACGACAGTGCCGCTGCCTTTCCGGCCCACCGCGAAGGCGTTTGGCGACCCCATCTGGGCGTACATGAGTCGGGGCTTCGGGATGTCCATATCGTCGCTCAGGCGCTCAGTCGTGCGGTGGATGTCCGCAAAGCGGTCTTCTGGGAGGTCTTTTGCACCGACGCTGCGCACCGCGAGCCACTTGCCGAGTTTGTACTGGCCGGCGACGAGCAGCAAACTGAGCACCGCGACGAGGGCAATCGACCCCGTCATGCTCCACGCAATCGTCGCAATCACCATGTAGAAGGCGAACAGGATGGTTCCCGCAACCGCCATTCGAACTTTGAGCCCCAAATGTCTCATTCTATGAAGTGTCTCCCTTGTCCTACTTATATATTCCATGTGACTGTCGTATTTTGGCGATTGGGTTCGCCCTCGGACCGACAGATACACCGGTGGTTTCATTCTGCCACTGTTGAATAGTCTGAACGAATGGTTCTCGACTTAGTGCCTCCGGACGCCCCGGGCATCGCCACCGTCGCAATCCTCGCGGGAACCGTCGTCACCTGGTTCGGGAGCCAGTGGTTCGAAGAATCAGCCGAGCGACTTTCAGCGTACTACGGGCTTCCTGCCGTCGTGCAAGGCTCCGTCGTCGTTGCAGTGGGTTCAAGTTTTCCGGAACTCGCCAGCGTGGTCTTCACTGCGCTCTCCGGCGTGTTCGACATGGGGGTCGGGGCCATCGTCGGGTCTGCAATCTTCAACATTCTCGTCATCCCGGCCGCATCGAACATCCTCTCCGACCAGGACCTCGAAGCCGGTCGCGCGATTGTCTACAAAGAGGCGCTGTTTTACATGGTTGCCGTGGCTGTGTTCGTGTTGACACTGGCACTCGCCGTAATCTACGAACCGGTTCCAACCGCCGGTGCGTTGGTCGGAGAACTCACACGGCTCCTCGCCCTGATTCCGCTGTTGCTGTATGGATTGTATCTGTTCATTCAGTGGCAAGACGTTTCAGACTACGACTCCGGAGTCGAACGCGAGGGAATCGCTGTCCGTCACGAGTGGCGACGATTACTCCTCGGCCTCCTGGTCATCCTCATCGCCGTTGAACTGCTCGTTAGCGGAATCGAATCGGCTGGCCAGACGTTCGGCGTCCCCGACTTCCTCGCTGGCGTGACCATCCTCGCGGCGGCAACCAGCCTGCCAGACCTCCTCGTGAGTGTTCGCTCAGCGCAGGCCGGGCGGGGTGTAACCAGCCTCGGAAACGTCTTTGGGTCAAACACGTTCGACCTGCTCGTCGCCATCCCAATTGGGGTGCTCATCGTTGGCACTGTCAGTATTGATTTTGCGGTCGCAGTACCGATGATTGCAGTACTGACCGTCGTGACCGTGATACTGTTCACCTTCCTGCGAACAGACCTCTCGCTCTCTAGTCTCGAAGCGTACATCCTCCTCGTCTTTTATCTGCTGTTCGTGGGGTGGATATTTGCAGAAACCGTTGGACTCACACAGCTACTCGGTAGCGCTTGACACCGGCTAAAGAGCGCGCACGCAGAACCATCGCAAAATGGATCTGCAAACCGAAGTGCCGTCGGCCGCGGCGTGAACGCCGACACGGCGGCCCTCATGCGGGAAGCCGTGGCGCTTACCGCGAGGCGAGCGTCACTAACCGCTTCAGTTCTGCGTGAGCAGGCGGCGGAGCACGAGATGCAGGATGCCGCCGTTTTCGACGTACTTGACCGCGGCAGGCGTGCCGACCTGTGCGGTGACGGGGAACTCAAGAGTCGAACCGTCGGCGCGCTCTGCGGTGACGGTGAGTTCGTCTTTCACCTCGAGGCCGTCGTCGAGGCCGCTGATGGTGAATACTTCGTCGCCGTCTAAGCCGAGGCTGTCCCAGCCGTCGCCGTCGTGGAACTGCAGCGGCAGGACGCCCATGCCGACGAGGTTGTCGCGGTAGATACGCTCGTAGCTCTCTGCGATGGTCGCGCGGATACCGAGCAGGTCAGTCCCCTTGGCGGCCCAGTCACGCGAGGAACCCGTCCCGAACTCGACGCCGGCCATGACGATGAGTGGCGTGTCGTCCTCGCGGTAGCGCCCGCTCGCGTCGAACACGGTGGTCTCGTCGTTCGTCGGATGGTGGATGGTGTAGCCGCCCTCAACGTCGTCCAGCATCTCGTTTTCGATGCGGACGTTCGCGAACGTCCCGCGCATCATGACTTCGTGGTTCCCCCGGCGGGAGCCGTAGGTGTTGAAGTCAACCGGTTCGACGCCTTGGTCGATGAGCCACTGACCAGCCGGGAGGTTCGAACTGAACGGCCCGGCCGGGCTGATGTGGTCTGTCGTCACGGTGTCGCCGAGGAGCATGAGACAGCGCGCGTCTGCGATGTCTTGGACGCCCGGCTTTTCGAGCGGGAAGTCCTTGAAGAACGGCGGTTCGCGGATGTACGTCGAGGTGCTGTCCCAGTCGTACACGTCGCCGGTCGGGGCTTCGAGCGCTTCCCAGCGTTCGTCGCCCTTGAATACGTCTGCGTACTTCTCTTTAAACATCTCCGGGGCGACGCTCTCTTGGATGGCCGTCTGAATCTCGTCGACGCCCGGCCAGAGGTCTGCGAGGTAGACTGGGTCGCCCTCGTCGTCCGTTCCGAGTGGGTCCGTCTCTAAGTCGATGTCCATCCGCCCTGCGAGGCCGTAGGCGACCACGAGCGGCGGGCTGGCGAGATAGTTCGCACGAACCTTCGGGTGGATGCGCGCTTCGAAGTTGCGGTTGCCAGAGAGCACCGAGGTCGTCCACAGATCGTGGGCGTCGATGGCGTTCTCGATTGGCTCAGGGAGCGGCCCGGCGTTCCCGATACACGTCGTACAGCCGTAGCCGACGACGTTGTAGCCGAGTTCTTCGAGGTACGGCAACAGGCCGGAGGCTTCGAGGTACGCCGTCACAACGCGGCTGCCGGGTGCGAGGCTCGTCTTCACGAACGACGGCACTTCGAGGCCGCGGTCGATGGCGTTCTTTGCGAGCAGTCCGGCGGCAATCATCACTGACGGATTCGAGGTGTTCGTACAACTCGTGATTGCGCTCACGACGACCGAGCCGTGGCCAATCTCCGTCTCCGTACCGTCTGGCATCGTGACCGGTACTTTCTTCGAGAGTTCACCCACGTCGGGCAAGTCTGCGGGTTTCGTGCGCGGCTCGTCGTCGAAGCCGCCCTCACCGAGCCAGCGAGCGAGTTGCTCTTCGTCGATTTCGTGGAGTTCGTCCTCAAACTCGCCGTGGACGAGTGCCCGAAAGTGACGCTTCATGTCCGGCAGCGAGACGCGGTCTTGCGGGCGCTTTGGGCCGGCGAGGCTTGGCGTAATCGCAGTGAGGTCGATTTCGACGACTTCCGTGTATTCGGGTTCCTGCTCGCCGTAGAGACCCTGCGCCTGCAGATACTCTTTGACGAGTTCGATGTGCTCTGGGTCGCGGCCCGTGAGTTCGAGGTAGTCGAGCGTCGCGTCGTCAACCGGGAAGACGCTGATGGTCGAGCCTTGTTCGGGGGCCATGTTCGAGATGGTCGCACGGTCTGCGACGGTGAGGTTCCCCACGCCAGGGCCGAAGAACTCGACGAAGCGGTCAACCACGCCGACCTCGCGGAGGTCTTCGGTGACGTGAAGCACGAGGTCCGTCGCGGTTGCGCCTTCTGGGAGCGCGCCCGTCAGGCGAACCCCGACGACTTCGGGGAGTTTCATGGTGATTGGCTGGCCGAGCATCGCGGCTTCGGCCTCGATGCCGCCGACACCCCAGCCGACGACGCCGATGCCGCCAATCATTGGGGTGTGGCTGTCGGTGCCGACGAGGGTGTCGGGCAGGAGCCAGTCGTCGCCGTCTTGCTCGCGGTCGTGGACGACCTGACCGAGGTACTCTAAATTAACTTGGTGGACAATCCCGGTTCCCGGTGGGACGACGCGGAAGCCGTCGAAGGCCTGCTGTGCCCACTTGAGCGCGCGATAGCGCTCTGCGTTACGCTCGTATTCGAGTTCGACGTTCTGTTCGTAGGCTTCCTCAGAGCCGTAGAAGTCGACCTGCACACTGTGGTCGATGACGAGGTCGATGGGGACGCTCGGCTCGACGAGTTTCGGGTCTTTGCCCTTTCGCTCGACCGCAGAGCGGAGTGCGGCGAGGTCCACGACGGCAGGGACGCCGGTCAGGTCTTGCAGAACGACGCGAGACGGCGTAAACGGCACTTCAACGTCCGGGACGTCTGGGGCCCACGACGCGGCGTTTCGCACGTCTTCTTCGGTAATCATGTCGCCGTCTACGTTACGGAGGACAGATTCGAGGAGGATTCGGATGCTAACGGGCAGGCGAGACGTGTCACAGATACCCTCGTCGTCAAGAACTGTGAGGTCTGCCATTTTGTAAGTAGTGCCATCGTGCTCAAACTCGCGAATGGCACCAAATGGGTTCGGTCCGTCCATGTGGGTTGTTACAGAGCCACGTGTATTCAATAGTGTCGGTGTGCACATTTCCGGACGCTATTTTTCGCCACCCCAGTAGAGCAGTCCTGCGGCGATGAGCAGGCAGACGGCGTAGCCGCCGAACGCCGCCGCGTAGCTCGCGTAGGTTGCGACGATGCCGACGTACGCCGGACCAAGCGCATTTGCGATGAGGAACAGCGCGCGCGCCGCCCCGAGGTTTGCGCCCAGTTCGCCCGCTCGCGCGCTGTCCATGATGATGGCGTCTGCGAGGGGAAACTGTGTCTTGTAGCCAAGCGCCAACAGCGCGACGCTCCCGACGACGACCGGCAGGGAGTTAGCGAAGATGAGCAGCGTCATCGCCCCCGCCGCGAGTAGGAGGCCCGCCATCGAAATTAGCCGACGGGGGAATCGGTCGCTGAGGCCGCCCGCGATTGGTTTGATTCCGATTCCGACGAGGAATACGATAGCGAACGTCGCACTTGCGAGCGAGATGGGGTAGCCCTTTGCGTTGGTGAGATAGGTTGGGAAGAAGCTGATGAAGCCGCCGACCATGAAGTAAAACAGCGAGAAGGCGACGAGCGTCACGCGCTGGTCAGGGCGCTCGACCAATTCAGAGAGCGTTCCGGTTACGTTGAGGCGTTTCTCGCCGACGGTGTACTCCTCTTTCGTCCACGACCAGTAGAGCACGCCGAGCACGGCGAGTCCGATCGCGATTGGGACGAACGGCGCACGCCACGTCGCGTACGTGAGCACGATGATGGCGATTCCCGACGCCAGCAAGCCGCCGAGGTCGGTGCCCGCCGCGTAGACGCCGAGCGCGCGCCCACGATTTGCGACGAACAGGTCTGAGACGAGCGCGCGAGAGGGCGTTGCGAACAACCCCTTCCCGAAGCCAATGAGAATCGAGGCGGCAAAAAACGCAAAAAGTCCACCGGCGAGGCCGAAAACGGTGAAACCGACGATGAGCAGCCCCAAACCGGGCAAAATGAGCGCCGTACGACTCCACGTGTCCGAATACGCTCCGCTCGGATACTGGGCAATGCCATAGACGCCCTGAAACAGCGCGAGCGCGACGCCCGCGGTCGCCTCTGACATGCTGAGGTCGACGAGAATTGCTGGGAGA encodes:
- a CDS encoding M48 family metalloprotease, with the protein product MRHLGLKVRMAVAGTILFAFYMVIATIAWSMTGSIALVAVLSLLLVAGQYKLGKWLAVRSVGAKDLPEDRFADIHRTTERLSDDMDIPKPRLMYAQMGSPNAFAVGRKGSGTVVISTELMQLLDDDELEGVIAHELAHIMNRDVVTMVLGQSVAMLIGWGVYFLVRQVADGIFGWVLAWIASIIANMLVMIFVLVISRVREYAADEDAAYYTGNPEALASALAKLGHVNNQVEETRIDDSVSAMCIFGVQKGLFASLFATHPPIEKRIQRLRQ
- a CDS encoding sodium:calcium antiporter; its protein translation is MVLDLVPPDAPGIATVAILAGTVVTWFGSQWFEESAERLSAYYGLPAVVQGSVVVAVGSSFPELASVVFTALSGVFDMGVGAIVGSAIFNILVIPAASNILSDQDLEAGRAIVYKEALFYMVAVAVFVLTLALAVIYEPVPTAGALVGELTRLLALIPLLLYGLYLFIQWQDVSDYDSGVEREGIAVRHEWRRLLLGLLVILIAVELLVSGIESAGQTFGVPDFLAGVTILAAATSLPDLLVSVRSAQAGRGVTSLGNVFGSNTFDLLVAIPIGVLIVGTVSIDFAVAVPMIAVLTVVTVILFTFLRTDLSLSSLEAYILLVFYLLFVGWIFAETVGLTQLLGSA
- the acnA gene encoding aconitate hydratase AcnA, giving the protein MDGPNPFGAIREFEHDGTTYKMADLTVLDDEGICDTSRLPVSIRILLESVLRNVDGDMITEEDVRNAASWAPDVPDVEVPFTPSRVVLQDLTGVPAVVDLAALRSAVERKGKDPKLVEPSVPIDLVIDHSVQVDFYGSEEAYEQNVELEYERNAERYRALKWAQQAFDGFRVVPPGTGIVHQVNLEYLGQVVHDREQDGDDWLLPDTLVGTDSHTPMIGGIGVVGWGVGGIEAEAAMLGQPITMKLPEVVGVRLTGALPEGATATDLVLHVTEDLREVGVVDRFVEFFGPGVGNLTVADRATISNMAPEQGSTISVFPVDDATLDYLELTGRDPEHIELVKEYLQAQGLYGEQEPEYTEVVEIDLTAITPSLAGPKRPQDRVSLPDMKRHFRALVHGEFEDELHEIDEEQLARWLGEGGFDDEPRTKPADLPDVGELSKKVPVTMPDGTETEIGHGSVVVSAITSCTNTSNPSVMIAAGLLAKNAIDRGLEVPSFVKTSLAPGSRVVTAYLEASGLLPYLEELGYNVVGYGCTTCIGNAGPLPEPIENAIDAHDLWTTSVLSGNRNFEARIHPKVRANYLASPPLVVAYGLAGRMDIDLETDPLGTDDEGDPVYLADLWPGVDEIQTAIQESVAPEMFKEKYADVFKGDERWEALEAPTGDVYDWDSTSTYIREPPFFKDFPLEKPGVQDIADARCLMLLGDTVTTDHISPAGPFSSNLPAGQWLIDQGVEPVDFNTYGSRRGNHEVMMRGTFANVRIENEMLDDVEGGYTIHHPTNDETTVFDASGRYREDDTPLIVMAGVEFGTGSSRDWAAKGTDLLGIRATIAESYERIYRDNLVGMGVLPLQFHDGDGWDSLGLDGDEVFTISGLDDGLEVKDELTVTAERADGSTLEFPVTAQVGTPAAVKYVENGGILHLVLRRLLTQN
- a CDS encoding MFS transporter, producing the protein MLLTVSLGWALLQLGRTLLSPLLPAILVDLSMSEATAGVALALFQGVYGIAQYPSGAYSDTWSRTALILPGLGLLIVGFTVFGLAGGLFAFFAASILIGFGKGLFATPSRALVSDLFVANRGRALGVYAAGTDLGGLLASGIAIIVLTYATWRAPFVPIAIGLAVLGVLYWSWTKEEYTVGEKRLNVTGTLSELVERPDQRVTLVAFSLFYFMVGGFISFFPTYLTNAKGYPISLASATFAIVFLVGIGIKPIAGGLSDRFPRRLISMAGLLLAAGAMTLLIFANSLPVVVGSVALLALGYKTQFPLADAIIMDSARAGELGANLGAARALFLIANALGPAYVGIVATYASYAAAFGGYAVCLLIAAGLLYWGGEK